In Chryseobacterium gleum, a single genomic region encodes these proteins:
- a CDS encoding helix-turn-helix domain-containing protein — MGLIAALPDIDKDDKSVFVMHEKSEKLIPFHKHTKGQLSYVEGGIAYITIDNKTYVVPARHFFWIPQGMEHILEIGHTATVLRSLYFYAHDDISDPFYSRLGIYPASELLIQMIKYTEIWDEKHVTAKDENFEFLVALKKILPKTHQQPLPIILPATHHKQMMKIVSYLEWNIGERLTLAHVSSKFGLSERSLSRLFKADMDISFLQYLKTLRIVKAIELLLNTDKPINEIADDVGYSSISAFSDTFHEFTQSRPSDLRKSNKAIQNLTD; from the coding sequence ATGGGATTAATTGCTGCGCTTCCGGATATTGATAAAGACGATAAAAGTGTATTTGTCATGCATGAAAAATCGGAAAAGCTGATTCCTTTTCATAAGCACACCAAAGGACAGCTGAGTTATGTGGAAGGTGGTATCGCTTACATTACCATTGATAACAAAACCTATGTGGTACCGGCCAGGCATTTCTTCTGGATTCCGCAAGGAATGGAACATATTTTGGAAATCGGGCACACTGCAACGGTTTTGCGTTCTCTTTATTTTTATGCTCATGATGACATTTCAGATCCTTTTTACAGCAGACTGGGAATTTATCCGGCTTCTGAACTGCTGATCCAGATGATAAAATATACTGAAATATGGGATGAAAAACATGTTACTGCAAAAGATGAAAACTTTGAATTTCTGGTGGCATTAAAAAAAATTCTTCCCAAAACCCATCAGCAGCCATTACCTATTATTCTCCCGGCTACTCACCATAAACAGATGATGAAAATTGTATCTTATCTGGAATGGAATATCGGGGAAAGGCTTACTCTGGCCCATGTAAGCAGCAAGTTCGGCTTAAGTGAACGTTCTTTGTCCCGGCTGTTCAAAGCGGATATGGATATTTCTTTCCTGCAGTACCTGAAAACCTTAAGAATTGTCAAGGCTATTGAACTCCTTTTAAATACGGACAAGCCCATCAATGAAATAGCAGATGATGTCGGTTACAGCTCTATCAGCGCTTTCAGCGATACTTTTCATGAATTCACCCAATCCAGACCTTCGGATTTAAGGAAGAGCAATAAAGCCATTCAGAACCTTACAGATTAA
- a CDS encoding glycosyltransferase family 117 protein, protein MKNWSFKKWNTVLGWFLFAVALITYLSTIEHSLSFWDCGEYISSAVKLEVTHAPGAALFQIVGAVASIFVMGNTENYSIVINAMSALFSAFTILFLFWTITHFLRRLLHKDFEDITKHQEISILFAGVVGALCFTFSDTFWFSAVEGEVYAMASLFIALLVWLITKWENESEAADSERWIILIFFIIGLSVGVHMMCMLAIPAICLVYYARNYTFSWKSFIIANLVTLGILAFVFKIIFPLIMTLFGQLEIFFVNGLGLPFHSGTIAAFVLMTVISYLLIKYARKTKRKLYQTAILSLVYMIIGFSCWLVIPIRANANPPMNLNDPDTAIGMRDYYNRVQYGDWPTIYGQNYTAFLDKNGLEKDEDGSYKREITGDIYEKDEKTGTYRKTGERFNYVFNKSHISFMPRMFNEDKEVMANYISLYGAPDFTFNYDNEEVADNPEAHRIFDELRAKYEGDSITAEDYLKVKPYDLIKVKRPSFAQNMDYFISFQNGYYFVRYLMWNFVGRQNDLQGHMESTNGNWISGFSFIDNALLGDQDHMPARFKNESTVKFFFLPLILGLIGFFFQLNRDFGRFYAILSLFILTSVGIVFYTGVKPFEVRERDYAMVGSFYAFAIWIGLGAGAILWLIQSKIKSNAANIVLGVVLLGIPFMMGFQNYTSHDRSKKTAARDYAYSLLRSLPKDDIIFIYGDNDTFPVWAIQETERFRDDVKTVNFTLLATPWNIDQVKRRTYNAMGIPGELTHEEYRDGVNDQVYLMKKEDWEGLFQMLKEQGAPETAFQDFRKYLTQDSLTLKDAIKFLKLKSSGKDELLKMYFGEKQYEKYNILPVSKFILPVNKENAVKAGIINQADIPDVADQITINYEANTLYKSNLMMLDMLANFEWKRPINFSSGGMYESENIFYLDEYLQFDGFSYRLVPIRTPQGSGGDRGRVDANSLYQVVKNFRWGNFKDLSNYYDETAMSNILGYRVSVSRAVSALMVSGQKAKALELLDLAAKEIPVEKYNDPRSLSAIVTGYIIAGQEQKGLQLAEMLKKGIFEEYEYYQSLSPSFKAMAKRQMRSKPMEYALVVSAVTDAYKSLGQNEKAHAYLLKSMEPIDKKFNVFIKGLQQMGKEKAVKESENVRQIAPFYQYLFNVMEPFDSAYSGKKEIEITDAIMKVTQ, encoded by the coding sequence ATGAAAAACTGGTCTTTTAAAAAATGGAACACCGTACTGGGATGGTTCCTTTTCGCTGTTGCGCTTATTACTTACCTTTCAACCATTGAACATTCTCTCAGCTTCTGGGATTGTGGAGAATACATCTCTTCAGCGGTGAAACTGGAGGTAACCCATGCTCCGGGAGCTGCTTTATTTCAGATTGTGGGAGCCGTGGCGAGTATTTTTGTAATGGGGAATACCGAGAATTATTCTATTGTGATCAATGCGATGTCGGCTTTATTCAGTGCTTTTACCATTCTGTTTCTGTTCTGGACGATCACTCATTTTTTAAGACGCCTTTTACATAAAGATTTTGAAGATATTACAAAACATCAGGAAATCTCTATCCTTTTTGCCGGGGTTGTCGGGGCCTTATGTTTTACTTTTTCAGATACCTTCTGGTTTTCAGCAGTAGAAGGTGAGGTGTATGCAATGGCTTCTCTGTTTATTGCATTGTTAGTTTGGCTGATCACGAAATGGGAGAATGAATCTGAAGCTGCTGACAGCGAAAGATGGATTATTCTTATTTTTTTCATCATAGGACTTTCTGTGGGAGTACATATGATGTGTATGCTGGCTATTCCGGCTATATGCCTGGTATATTATGCAAGAAATTATACCTTTTCCTGGAAAAGTTTTATCATAGCCAATCTGGTTACCCTGGGAATTCTTGCCTTCGTGTTCAAGATTATTTTCCCTTTGATTATGACCTTGTTTGGACAGCTTGAAATTTTCTTTGTGAATGGTTTAGGACTTCCTTTCCATTCAGGGACAATTGCAGCGTTTGTTCTTATGACAGTTATAAGTTATCTGCTGATTAAATATGCGAGAAAAACAAAAAGAAAGCTCTACCAGACCGCCATTTTGTCTCTGGTTTATATGATTATCGGATTTTCATGCTGGTTGGTGATTCCCATCAGGGCCAATGCCAACCCTCCAATGAACCTTAATGATCCGGACACAGCCATCGGAATGAGAGATTATTATAACAGGGTGCAATATGGAGACTGGCCTACCATCTACGGACAGAATTACACTGCATTTCTTGACAAAAACGGACTGGAAAAAGACGAAGACGGAAGCTACAAAAGAGAGATCACCGGAGACATTTATGAAAAAGATGAAAAAACCGGAACCTACAGAAAAACGGGGGAAAGATTCAACTATGTTTTTAATAAATCTCACATAAGCTTTATGCCAAGGATGTTCAATGAAGATAAAGAAGTGATGGCCAATTATATCTCTTTGTACGGAGCTCCTGATTTTACTTTCAATTATGATAACGAAGAAGTGGCAGACAATCCGGAAGCTCATCGTATTTTTGATGAACTGAGAGCAAAATATGAAGGAGATTCTATCACGGCAGAAGACTACCTGAAAGTAAAACCATATGATCTGATTAAGGTAAAGCGCCCTTCATTTGCACAGAATATGGATTATTTCATCTCGTTCCAGAACGGATATTATTTTGTCAGATATCTGATGTGGAATTTTGTTGGAAGACAGAACGATCTCCAGGGCCATATGGAAAGCACCAATGGAAACTGGATTTCAGGATTTTCTTTTATTGATAATGCTTTACTCGGCGATCAGGATCATATGCCTGCCCGGTTTAAGAACGAAAGTACTGTAAAATTTTTCTTTTTACCATTGATTCTGGGATTGATTGGTTTCTTTTTCCAGCTGAACAGAGATTTCGGAAGATTTTATGCCATTCTTTCGCTGTTTATCCTGACCAGCGTGGGAATTGTCTTCTATACCGGAGTAAAACCGTTTGAAGTAAGGGAAAGAGATTACGCCATGGTAGGTTCTTTCTATGCTTTTGCTATCTGGATTGGTCTGGGTGCCGGAGCAATCCTTTGGCTGATTCAGTCTAAGATAAAATCGAATGCTGCCAATATTGTTTTGGGAGTCGTGTTGCTTGGAATTCCTTTTATGATGGGATTCCAGAATTATACTTCGCATGACAGAAGCAAAAAAACAGCAGCCCGGGATTATGCCTATTCATTGTTACGTTCACTGCCTAAAGATGATATCATTTTTATTTATGGAGATAATGATACCTTTCCGGTGTGGGCTATTCAGGAAACAGAAAGATTCAGGGACGATGTGAAGACAGTCAATTTCACCCTTTTAGCCACTCCATGGAATATTGATCAGGTGAAAAGAAGAACCTACAATGCTATGGGAATTCCGGGTGAACTGACACATGAGGAATATAGAGACGGAGTGAATGATCAGGTGTATCTGATGAAAAAAGAAGACTGGGAAGGACTTTTCCAGATGCTGAAAGAGCAGGGAGCACCGGAAACCGCTTTCCAGGACTTCAGGAAATACCTGACACAGGATTCTCTGACGTTGAAAGATGCCATTAAATTCCTGAAACTAAAATCATCTGGAAAAGACGAACTTCTGAAAATGTATTTTGGTGAAAAGCAATATGAAAAATATAATATTCTTCCGGTGAGTAAATTTATTCTGCCTGTGAACAAGGAAAATGCTGTAAAGGCAGGCATTATTAATCAAGCTGATATTCCGGATGTAGCAGATCAGATTACGATTAATTATGAAGCAAATACCCTTTACAAAAGTAACCTGATGATGCTGGATATGCTCGCGAATTTTGAATGGAAGCGCCCGATAAACTTTTCATCAGGCGGAATGTATGAAAGTGAAAATATTTTTTATCTCGATGAATATCTGCAGTTTGACGGTTTCAGCTACAGACTGGTGCCTATCCGTACTCCTCAGGGATCCGGTGGAGATAGAGGAAGGGTAGATGCCAATTCTCTTTATCAGGTGGTCAAAAATTTCAGATGGGGAAATTTTAAAGATCTGAGTAATTATTATGATGAAACAGCAATGTCAAATATTCTGGGCTACAGAGTGTCGGTGAGCAGAGCAGTATCAGCACTTATGGTAAGCGGACAGAAAGCTAAGGCGTTGGAATTACTGGATCTTGCGGCAAAAGAAATTCCTGTGGAGAAATACAATGACCCACGTTCATTGAGCGCCATTGTTACCGGATATATTATTGCAGGACAGGAACAGAAAGGACTTCAGCTGGCCGAAATGCTTAAGAAAGGGATATTTGAAGAATATGAATACTATCAAAGTCTCTCACCATCATTTAAAGCGATGGCAAAAAGACAGATGAGGTCAAAACCGATGGAATATGCACTTGTTGTCTCAGCAGTTACTGACGCTTATAAAAGCTTGGGACAAAATGAAAAAGCACATGCATACCTTTTAAAATCGATGGAGCCCATCGACAAAAAATTCAATGTTTTTATAAAGGGACTTCAGCAGATGGGGAAAGAAAAAGCAGTGAAGGAATCCGAAAATGTCCGTCAGATCGCTCCTTTTTATCAGTATTTATTCAATGTTATGGAACCTTTTGATTCCGCTTATTCCGGAAAAAAAGAAATTGAGATTACCGATGCGATAATGAAAGTGACTCAGTAA